In the genome of Flaviflexus ciconiae, one region contains:
- a CDS encoding acyltransferase family protein produces the protein MCTKEAARPPPDGRPGGIIGGLDGLRALAVIAVVIYHITPGALPGGFLGVDVFFVVSGFLITTLLLREVRKTKKVDLKGFWTRRARRLLPALIFLVVTVVPAAALINRDLLVGIGRQVLGALTFSSNWLEIAHGSSYFDQTSPLLFKNFWSLAVEEQFYLLWPPLFILIIMMIRTWQTRVGLALGLAGVSALLMAIMADPMNLTRVYYGTDTHLFGLTLGIALAFSWAPPSGTWMVGTWQRYSQIVGIAGFVGLMTLLLVLEDQSMIAYRGGILLASICTVALIAAMLAPGSRLAKISDNRVSRWVGTRSYAIYLWHWPILVMASLLWPAAPGTTEFWIRSALAVAVTFGICEFSYHYIETPIRKNGFKETISIAVNHIATRSPAAVGLTVAGAIMVAGTGIAVASAPRSPPSSSRSRRTRSASRSKTTPPPIRPETRRDPKMQTGERAPKTSTTPMLPAPITQAPITREI, from the coding sequence ATCTGCACCAAGGAGGCGGCGAGGCCGCCACCCGATGGCCGACCCGGGGGCATTATCGGCGGCCTTGACGGCCTGCGAGCACTCGCTGTTATCGCCGTCGTCATCTACCACATCACCCCCGGAGCCCTGCCCGGTGGTTTCCTCGGTGTCGACGTGTTCTTCGTTGTCTCCGGCTTCCTCATCACCACGCTCCTGCTCCGCGAGGTCAGGAAAACCAAGAAAGTTGATCTCAAGGGATTCTGGACCCGCCGAGCCCGGCGGCTCTTACCCGCCCTGATCTTCCTTGTCGTCACCGTTGTACCCGCGGCCGCCCTGATCAACCGGGACTTGCTGGTGGGGATCGGCAGGCAGGTTCTCGGTGCCCTCACGTTCTCCTCCAACTGGCTGGAGATTGCCCACGGCTCGTCCTACTTCGACCAAACATCGCCGCTGCTGTTTAAGAACTTCTGGTCGCTTGCCGTTGAAGAACAGTTCTATCTGCTGTGGCCACCGCTCTTCATCCTCATCATCATGATGATCCGCACCTGGCAGACCCGCGTGGGGCTAGCCCTTGGCCTGGCGGGAGTTTCGGCACTGCTCATGGCGATCATGGCGGACCCGATGAACCTCACGCGCGTCTACTACGGCACCGACACCCACCTCTTTGGCCTGACGCTCGGCATTGCCCTCGCCTTCTCGTGGGCACCACCGAGCGGCACGTGGATGGTGGGAACATGGCAGCGCTACAGCCAGATCGTCGGCATCGCCGGCTTCGTGGGCCTCATGACTTTGCTCCTCGTGCTCGAAGACCAGTCGATGATCGCCTACCGCGGCGGCATCCTCCTCGCCTCGATCTGCACCGTCGCACTTATCGCCGCCATGCTCGCCCCCGGCTCACGGCTTGCCAAGATCTCCGACAACCGAGTATCGCGGTGGGTCGGCACGCGTTCTTACGCGATCTACCTGTGGCACTGGCCGATCCTCGTCATGGCTTCTCTGCTATGGCCCGCCGCCCCCGGCACGACCGAGTTCTGGATTCGCTCCGCTCTCGCCGTTGCTGTGACCTTCGGTATCTGCGAGTTCTCCTACCACTACATCGAAACCCCGATCCGCAAGAACGGCTTCAAGGAAACCATCTCGATCGCCGTCAACCACATCGCCACGAGGAGCCCGGCCGCCGTGGGCCTAACCGTTGCCGGCGCCATCATGGTCGCGGGAACCGGAATCGCCGTCGCCAGCGCCCCGAGAAGTCCTCCGTCCAGCTCGAGATCGAGGAGAACGAGAAGCGCTTCGAGGAGCAAAACAACACCGCCCCCGATCCGTCCGGAGACCCGGCGGGACCCGAAGATGCAAACGGGGGAGAGGGCTCCGAAAACGTCAACAACCCCGATGCTCCCGGCA
- a CDS encoding UvrD-helicase domain-containing protein, which produces MTPEPISALERLRQKVAAQAAAQKPATPTAPAGGAPARAGGAPGGYAPAPSGSADAADRLIEGLNPQQKAAVIHSGGPLLVIAGAGSGKTRVLTHRIAHLVETGRARPGEILAITFTNKAAKEMKERLQSLLGPVAHRMWISTFHSACVRILRAEHEALDMRSTFTIYDSADSLRLMNQVCREEGIDSRVATPKSLLRRISDLKNELVDPDDFARSLNDEADVTVAAAYRGYQSRLKSANALDFDDIIMTTVNLLQAHPAITEHYQRRFRHILVDEYQDTNHAQYVLIKILTGTGPDAGELTVVGDADQSIYAFRGATIRNIESFEEDYPAATSILLEQNYRSTQNILTAANAVISNNPNRRAKRLWTDQGEGDKVIGYVADSEHDEARFLIEELEAMHKSGKRKWSDIAVFYRANAQSRALEEMLIRAGIPYKLIGGTRFYERKEIKDALAYLQVIANPDDTVAMRRIFNTPRRGLGAKAEDAVAAHAQMHGMSFGGAIADVGNPESPRGAVPGLTPRAEKTIVDFRTVLEEARAASEEGAAPADTLDELMAKTGYMEELRNSDDPQDEARVDNLAELHSVAAEFRTTNPEATLGDFLEHVALVSDSDQLPDEDAQNDGEVTLMTVHTAKGLEFPTVFVTGLEDGTFPHMRSLADPFELSEERRLAYVALTRARETLYITRAAVRSQWGAPQELPPSRFLDEIPDELVDWRREHSAGDVLRRSTSSSYSGGSRYSDPDFGSSSYAPAPIGKVKPGRLDGGPKRKKPSTRPQDSLTPEDLAKFEARKAELEAERAAAAEEAKKARAERAQKEEESLGALASLKIGDTVIHRSFGPGTVVGLEGTGSNRVAKVDFDGKKTKRLMLSMAPLTLPE; this is translated from the coding sequence ATGACTCCCGAACCGATTTCCGCCCTTGAACGGCTCCGCCAAAAGGTAGCGGCCCAAGCCGCCGCACAAAAACCAGCTACCCCCACCGCTCCCGCGGGTGGGGCGCCTGCTCGGGCAGGTGGAGCTCCTGGCGGGTACGCTCCTGCGCCATCAGGATCCGCAGACGCGGCGGATCGCCTCATTGAGGGCCTCAATCCGCAGCAGAAGGCCGCCGTCATTCACTCCGGCGGTCCGCTCCTGGTGATCGCCGGTGCCGGTTCCGGTAAGACGCGGGTGCTCACGCACCGCATCGCGCACCTCGTGGAAACGGGCCGGGCTCGCCCCGGTGAGATTCTCGCCATCACGTTCACGAACAAGGCCGCGAAGGAAATGAAGGAGCGGCTCCAATCTCTCCTCGGCCCGGTTGCGCACCGCATGTGGATCTCGACCTTCCACTCGGCCTGCGTGCGCATTCTTCGTGCCGAGCACGAAGCTCTGGACATGAGGTCGACGTTCACGATCTACGACTCGGCCGACTCCCTGCGTCTCATGAACCAGGTCTGCCGAGAAGAGGGCATCGACTCCCGCGTGGCCACCCCGAAGAGCCTGCTACGCAGGATCTCGGACCTGAAGAACGAACTTGTCGACCCGGATGACTTCGCACGGAGCCTGAACGACGAGGCGGACGTGACGGTTGCCGCGGCGTATCGGGGCTACCAGAGCCGGTTGAAGTCGGCGAACGCTCTGGACTTCGACGACATCATCATGACGACCGTCAACCTGCTCCAGGCCCATCCCGCCATTACCGAGCACTACCAGCGCAGGTTCCGCCACATTCTCGTTGACGAGTACCAGGACACGAACCACGCCCAGTACGTTCTCATCAAGATCCTTACCGGTACCGGGCCGGATGCTGGCGAACTTACCGTCGTGGGTGACGCCGACCAGTCGATCTATGCGTTCCGTGGCGCCACGATTCGTAACATCGAGTCCTTCGAAGAGGACTATCCGGCAGCCACCTCGATTCTGCTTGAACAGAACTATCGGTCTACCCAGAACATCCTGACCGCCGCGAACGCCGTTATTTCCAACAACCCGAACCGCCGGGCCAAGAGGCTGTGGACGGACCAGGGGGAGGGCGACAAGGTCATCGGCTACGTTGCCGACTCGGAGCACGACGAGGCACGCTTCCTCATTGAAGAGCTCGAGGCCATGCACAAGTCCGGCAAGCGCAAGTGGTCCGATATTGCGGTCTTCTACCGCGCCAATGCACAGTCCCGTGCCCTGGAAGAGATGCTGATCCGCGCGGGGATCCCGTACAAGCTGATCGGCGGCACCCGCTTCTACGAACGCAAGGAAATCAAGGACGCCCTCGCCTACCTTCAGGTCATCGCCAACCCCGATGACACGGTGGCGATGCGAAGGATCTTTAACACCCCGCGCCGCGGGCTCGGAGCCAAGGCCGAAGATGCTGTTGCGGCACACGCCCAAATGCATGGGATGTCGTTCGGCGGCGCAATTGCCGACGTCGGCAACCCCGAATCCCCGCGCGGTGCAGTCCCCGGCCTCACGCCACGTGCCGAGAAGACGATTGTCGATTTCCGCACCGTCCTGGAAGAGGCACGCGCCGCTTCGGAAGAGGGAGCGGCGCCCGCTGATACCCTCGACGAGCTTATGGCGAAGACGGGATACATGGAGGAGCTACGCAACTCCGATGACCCGCAGGACGAGGCAAGGGTCGATAACCTGGCCGAACTCCATTCGGTCGCAGCCGAGTTCCGCACGACGAATCCCGAGGCCACGCTCGGCGACTTCCTCGAACACGTTGCTCTCGTCTCCGACTCGGACCAGCTACCCGATGAAGATGCGCAAAACGACGGCGAAGTGACCCTCATGACCGTGCACACCGCCAAGGGTCTTGAATTCCCGACCGTGTTCGTCACCGGCCTCGAGGACGGCACCTTCCCCCACATGAGATCGCTTGCCGATCCCTTCGAACTATCCGAAGAGAGGCGTCTCGCGTACGTGGCGCTGACCCGTGCCCGCGAAACCCTTTACATCACGCGCGCCGCAGTCCGCAGCCAGTGGGGTGCGCCCCAGGAGTTGCCGCCGTCCCGGTTCCTCGACGAAATCCCCGATGAACTCGTCGATTGGCGCAGAGAGCACTCCGCGGGTGACGTGCTTCGCCGATCCACGTCGTCCAGCTACTCCGGTGGCTCCCGCTACTCGGATCCCGACTTCGGATCGTCCTCCTACGCTCCCGCCCCCATCGGCAAGGTCAAGCCCGGGCGGCTCGATGGTGGACCGAAACGCAAGAAGCCATCGACCCGGCCCCAGGATTCCCTGACGCCGGAAGATCTCGCAAAGTTCGAGGCGCGCAAGGCCGAACTGGAAGCTGAACGCGCGGCCGCCGCGGAAGAGGCCAAGAAGGCCCGCGCCGAACGTGCCCAGAAGGAAGAGGAGAGCCTCGGCGCCCTCGCTTCCCTCAAGATCGGCGACACCGTGATCCACCGCTCCTTCGGCCCCGGCACGGTTGTCGGTCTGGAAGGCACCGGCTCCAACCGCGTCGCCAAGGTCGACTTCGACGGAAAGAAAACAAAGCGACTCATGCTTTCCATGGCGCCGCTTACCCTGCCGGAATAG
- a CDS encoding aromatic ring-opening dioxygenase LigA, with product MTTKLGKITGIVTLVFGILFVATGATAWFMVTSQLKEENITVSSDASFAAGNQVSGPISAFAQAEVIKKHALAISDGETYATLGTLASEAEEAGDQEAADAYSAQRTTLMNASFLRSSLFTSVLAYGVALFAIGVGVWMLLMGSTIMAEGRRNNGARV from the coding sequence ATGACAACTAAGCTTGGGAAGATCACCGGAATCGTCACTCTGGTCTTCGGCATCCTTTTCGTTGCCACTGGTGCAACCGCATGGTTCATGGTTACGAGCCAGCTGAAGGAAGAGAACATCACGGTCTCGTCTGACGCATCGTTCGCTGCTGGCAACCAGGTCTCCGGCCCGATCTCCGCATTCGCGCAGGCAGAGGTCATCAAGAAGCACGCCCTCGCCATCTCCGACGGCGAAACCTACGCCACGCTTGGCACCCTCGCCTCCGAGGCTGAGGAGGCTGGCGATCAGGAAGCTGCCGATGCGTACAGTGCTCAGCGCACCACGCTCATGAACGCCTCGTTCCTCCGCTCCTCGCTCTTCACCTCCGTCCTCGCATACGGCGTCGCGCTGTTCGCGATCGGCGTCGGTGTCTGGATGCTCCTCATGGGCTCGACCATCATGGCCGAAGGACGCCGGAACAATGGAGCCCGGGTCTAA
- a CDS encoding DUF3817 domain-containing protein produces the protein MASALPEPTREEREQARLAREGAEKKSAIALLFYKVMAYVTGFWLLLLVVEMVLKYLVDVNGNHEPVIGTWVAIVHGMIYVVYVLAVFNLWSVMRWSFSRMIYLIIAGVVPVLSFVLERKAATWYREDLPGALDAVEGRALRRAQISRLKSERER, from the coding sequence GTGGCCTCAGCATTGCCCGAACCGACGCGTGAAGAGCGTGAGCAAGCTCGATTGGCGAGGGAGGGAGCCGAGAAGAAATCAGCAATTGCCCTCCTGTTCTACAAGGTCATGGCGTACGTGACCGGCTTCTGGCTCCTGCTTCTCGTGGTGGAGATGGTCCTCAAATACCTCGTCGACGTGAACGGCAACCACGAGCCCGTCATCGGCACCTGGGTCGCGATCGTGCACGGCATGATCTACGTCGTATACGTGCTTGCCGTGTTCAACCTCTGGTCGGTCATGAGGTGGAGCTTTAGCCGTATGATTTACCTCATAATCGCAGGTGTTGTCCCGGTTCTGTCGTTCGTTCTCGAGCGGAAGGCAGCAACCTGGTACCGAGAGGACCTTCCGGGTGCCCTCGATGCGGTGGAGGGCAGGGCCCTGCGCCGCGCACAGATCTCGCGCCTCAAGTCAGAGCGCGAAAGGTAG
- a CDS encoding ABC transporter ATP-binding protein, giving the protein MFSFPPVVDKPLPAHRPRAIMVDLIATSKKQVAAGVAFRSIQEIVGAITPVVLGIALDSGMEHGATSAVWIVAGWLATLALIQAVTMAFGHGFEIVLWMRTSLRSITQVHNHVTRSGPAILRKKSTGEVVATAMSDAEHVGNLVEFIPRLIGGLFAFLTVAIVLLNQNVTLGLVVLIGVPIITAAASLLIKPLQSRQQVQRDEQGKLTALGTDTVAGLRVLRGIGGETQFAARYSEQSQKVREAGNAVARLQSWIDGLQILIPGIFTAFVMWQGALLAMDGELTIGDFTALFGLTIYLVRPLQIVMMVVTQFGRARVGARKMFNIFRIQPISGTLEERLAAEKDAERSVENSTSATAETSGASQPARASQTVVPGTVSPSDDVHFASATAMPGHNPFKGPIVDTTTGITIRPGVATAIVTTNPSDAAELAERLARIDDEVSDVTVSGIDIRTMPLALVRKRVLLARATPELFGGQLRSVIDARTPYETIDRPLAASRAAVFGPAAAESPANESRDPDIMSSLEASDAHDVLSSLDNSLSGEITEKARSLSGGQRQRVALSRAILDDPEVLILVEPTSAVDSHTEDRIAKRLMERRSGKTTVLTSGSPLLLNRVDEVVLLENGEEIVRGSHDELLQKSAAGDPLAQRYEWVITRQTGEES; this is encoded by the coding sequence GTGTTTTCATTTCCTCCGGTTGTCGACAAACCGCTTCCGGCGCACCGACCGCGCGCCATCATGGTCGACCTCATCGCCACTTCAAAGAAGCAGGTGGCAGCAGGCGTAGCCTTCCGGTCCATCCAGGAAATCGTTGGAGCCATCACCCCGGTTGTTCTCGGAATTGCTCTCGACTCGGGAATGGAACACGGGGCAACCTCGGCCGTGTGGATCGTCGCCGGCTGGCTGGCAACCCTCGCCCTCATCCAGGCGGTCACCATGGCGTTTGGTCACGGCTTTGAAATTGTCCTGTGGATGAGAACATCCCTGCGTTCCATCACTCAGGTCCACAACCACGTGACCAGGTCCGGCCCAGCAATCCTGCGCAAGAAGTCGACCGGCGAGGTCGTCGCCACAGCGATGAGCGACGCCGAGCACGTCGGTAACCTCGTCGAATTCATCCCCCGCCTGATCGGCGGGCTCTTCGCCTTCCTTACCGTCGCCATCGTGCTGCTCAACCAGAACGTCACCCTCGGCCTCGTCGTGCTCATTGGCGTTCCGATCATTACGGCGGCCGCCTCGCTTCTCATTAAGCCGCTGCAGTCCCGCCAGCAGGTCCAGCGTGACGAGCAGGGCAAGCTCACCGCACTTGGAACGGACACCGTGGCGGGCCTTCGCGTGCTCCGCGGCATCGGCGGCGAAACCCAGTTCGCGGCTCGCTACTCGGAGCAGTCCCAGAAGGTCCGCGAAGCCGGCAATGCCGTGGCTCGCCTGCAGTCGTGGATCGACGGCCTCCAAATCCTCATCCCCGGCATTTTCACCGCCTTCGTCATGTGGCAGGGCGCCCTGCTGGCCATGGATGGGGAGCTGACCATCGGTGACTTCACTGCCCTGTTCGGCCTCACCATCTACCTGGTGCGCCCCCTCCAAATCGTCATGATGGTGGTGACCCAGTTTGGTCGCGCCCGCGTTGGAGCCCGCAAGATGTTCAACATCTTCCGCATCCAGCCCATCTCCGGAACCCTCGAGGAAAGGCTCGCCGCGGAGAAGGACGCCGAGCGCTCGGTGGAAAATAGTACCTCGGCAACAGCTGAAACGTCGGGGGCATCACAGCCCGCTCGAGCCTCGCAAACCGTCGTTCCGGGCACCGTCAGTCCGTCCGACGACGTTCACTTTGCCTCCGCGACCGCTATGCCCGGGCACAATCCGTTCAAGGGACCGATCGTTGACACGACCACCGGGATCACCATTCGACCGGGCGTTGCTACCGCGATTGTGACAACCAATCCCTCGGATGCGGCAGAGCTTGCCGAGCGTCTTGCTCGCATCGATGACGAGGTCTCGGACGTCACCGTTTCCGGTATCGATATACGGACCATGCCGCTGGCTCTCGTGCGCAAGCGAGTACTTCTAGCAAGGGCCACTCCCGAGCTGTTTGGTGGCCAATTGCGTTCCGTTATTGATGCACGCACGCCGTACGAGACGATCGACCGGCCGCTCGCAGCATCCCGTGCGGCCGTGTTCGGCCCGGCCGCCGCCGAGTCCCCTGCGAATGAGTCGAGGGATCCGGACATCATGTCGTCGCTTGAAGCTTCGGATGCTCACGACGTCCTGTCGTCTCTCGATAACTCCCTGTCGGGTGAGATCACGGAGAAGGCCCGCTCGCTTTCCGGCGGTCAGCGTCAGCGCGTCGCACTGTCGCGTGCCATCCTGGACGATCCCGAGGTCCTCATTCTCGTTGAGCCCACCTCCGCCGTTGACTCCCACACGGAGGACCGGATTGCCAAGAGGCTCATGGAACGCAGGAGCGGCAAGACCACCGTGCTCACGTCCGGTTCTCCCCTTCTTCTCAACCGTGTCGACGAGGTCGTTCTTCTCGAGAACGGTGAGGAGATCGTCCGGGGCTCGCACGATGAGCTCCTTCAAAAGTCCGCCGCAGGCGATCCCCTGGCGCAACGCTACGAGTGGGTCATCACCCGCCAGACAGGTGAGGAATCATGA